In Methylotenera mobilis JLW8, the following are encoded in one genomic region:
- the dapA gene encoding 4-hydroxy-tetrahydrodipicolinate synthase has translation MLQGSLVAIVSPMFEDGRLDIPSLKSLIDFHIDQGSDGIVIVGTTGESPTVDFDEHCLLIQTAVEQVAGRVPVIAGTGANSTKEAIVLTKKAKALGADACLLVAPYYNKPTQEGLYQHFKAVADAVAIPQILYNVPGRTGCDISNDTVLRLATHANIVGIKDATGGIERGTDLLLRAPKEFAIYSGDDATALSLMLLGGHGVISVTANVAPKLMHDMCVAALAGDVKVAREINAKLFGLHQKLFVEANPIPVKWVLEQMGMIKTGIRLPMVSLSAQYHEVLRKACEPAQIL, from the coding sequence ATGTTGCAAGGCAGTTTAGTTGCTATTGTTTCGCCCATGTTTGAAGATGGGCGTTTAGATATCCCATCTTTAAAATCATTGATTGATTTTCATATTGATCAGGGTTCGGATGGTATTGTGATTGTTGGCACTACAGGGGAGTCTCCTACTGTAGATTTTGATGAGCATTGCTTGCTGATTCAAACTGCCGTCGAGCAAGTGGCTGGTCGTGTACCGGTGATTGCCGGCACTGGCGCTAACTCAACCAAAGAAGCCATTGTGCTGACGAAAAAAGCCAAAGCGCTAGGCGCTGACGCCTGTCTGTTGGTTGCGCCTTATTACAACAAGCCTACGCAAGAAGGCTTGTATCAGCATTTTAAAGCCGTGGCCGATGCCGTAGCTATTCCGCAAATTCTCTACAACGTACCAGGCCGTACTGGCTGTGATATCAGTAACGACACCGTACTGCGTTTAGCTACCCATGCCAATATCGTGGGCATTAAAGATGCAACCGGCGGCATTGAGCGTGGAACTGATTTGCTGTTACGCGCTCCAAAAGAGTTCGCAATTTACAGTGGCGACGATGCAACTGCATTATCTTTAATGTTGTTGGGTGGGCATGGCGTTATTTCAGTAACAGCCAACGTAGCGCCTAAGTTGATGCACGACATGTGCGTGGCAGCGCTGGCGGGTGATGTCAAAGTTGCGCGTGAAATCAACGCCAAACTGTTTGGCTTGCATCAGAAGCTGTTTGTTGAGGCAAATCCAATCCCTGTCAAATGGGTGTTGGAGCAGATGGGCATGATTAAAACCGGCATTCGCTTGCCTATGGTTAGTTTATCTGCGCAGTATCATGAAGTTTTACGCAAGGCATGTGAGCCTGCACAAATTTTATAA
- the rsxB gene encoding electron transport complex subunit RsxB, protein MLLTSIYVMLGLALVLGALLGIAALLFKVEGDPLVARIDAILPQTQCGQCGYPGCKPYATAIANGEADINQCPPGGDAGVHALADLLGVEYKPLNAEHGLPKPKAVAFIDEATCIGCTLCIQACPVDAILGAAKHMHTIIASECTGCELCLAPCPVDCISMQPLAETPDNWKWKYPVFPIKVLPANPDAKPGTNTDRVSS, encoded by the coding sequence ATGTTACTCACTTCCATCTACGTCATGCTTGGGCTAGCCTTGGTGCTAGGTGCGTTGCTAGGCATTGCAGCACTACTGTTTAAAGTAGAGGGCGACCCACTGGTGGCTCGCATTGATGCCATTTTGCCGCAAACCCAATGCGGCCAATGCGGTTACCCTGGCTGCAAGCCCTACGCAACGGCTATTGCCAATGGTGAAGCAGACATCAACCAGTGTCCGCCCGGTGGTGATGCTGGCGTACACGCGCTGGCTGATTTACTTGGCGTAGAGTATAAGCCTCTCAATGCGGAGCACGGCTTACCCAAGCCCAAAGCGGTTGCTTTTATTGATGAAGCCACGTGCATAGGCTGCACCTTATGTATTCAGGCCTGTCCGGTTGATGCCATCTTGGGCGCAGCTAAACACATGCATACGATTATTGCATCTGAATGCACGGGCTGCGAACTATGCTTGGCACCATGCCCAGTAGACTGCATCAGCATGCAACCACTGGCCGAAACCCCTGATAACTGGAAATGGAAGTATCCGGTATTTCCTATCAAGGTACTACCTGCAAATCCTGACGCAAAACCTGGCACAAATACTGATAGGGTGTCGTCATGA
- the bamC gene encoding outer membrane protein assembly factor BamC, translating to MKQVNFNASAYGSGALRKAKTVMLPLFLMASLSACDSIPFIDNKSDYKGAGRSRPLEVPPDLTASPVSEAYAVPGSASYSSYSQAQEGQEVGVEKVLQNPEGVRMEKSGTQRWLVVNAPADKIWPLIRDFWTDMGFAVRVENPQIGVMETEWIDAEAIKKDESGNALDKFDKWLDKLSGFADKRKFRTRLEHGNDTGTTEIYMSHRSVVGAPDDGKNRVRTQLGDIETGYRADAATTPKNDAFDAELDVELLRRLMVKLGVEEKKSQAILADAAVSKNAEVVKESDGSARLLLTDQFDRAWRRVGLALDRVGFVIDDRDRSNGLYFVRYADVDIDDAPKKKKGLIESIKFWGDDEAKKPETAAKKEDKSIVDSLKFWGSDDKQKANKERQYRIKVSDADNGAVVTVVDSEGARVRTTTANRIIALMYEQLR from the coding sequence ATGAAACAAGTTAATTTCAACGCAAGCGCTTATGGTTCAGGAGCGTTGCGTAAAGCAAAGACTGTAATGCTGCCTTTGTTTTTGATGGCAAGTTTAAGCGCTTGTGACTCTATACCTTTTATTGATAATAAGTCGGATTACAAAGGCGCAGGCCGCTCCCGTCCGCTGGAAGTGCCGCCAGACCTGACGGCGAGCCCAGTGAGTGAAGCGTACGCAGTGCCGGGTAGCGCGAGTTACTCTAGTTATAGCCAAGCGCAAGAGGGGCAAGAGGTAGGTGTTGAGAAAGTGCTACAAAACCCAGAAGGTGTGCGTATGGAGAAGTCCGGCACGCAGCGTTGGCTGGTAGTGAATGCGCCTGCCGATAAAATTTGGCCACTGATTCGTGATTTCTGGACCGATATGGGCTTTGCGGTGCGTGTAGAGAATCCACAAATTGGCGTGATGGAAACCGAGTGGATTGATGCTGAGGCGATTAAAAAGGATGAGTCTGGTAATGCGCTAGATAAGTTTGATAAATGGCTGGATAAATTATCAGGATTTGCGGATAAGCGAAAATTCCGTACGCGTTTGGAGCATGGTAACGACACGGGCACCACCGAGATTTACATGTCGCATCGCTCAGTGGTGGGTGCGCCGGATGATGGTAAAAACCGTGTTAGAACACAATTGGGTGACATTGAAACCGGCTACAGAGCTGACGCGGCAACTACGCCTAAGAACGATGCTTTTGATGCGGAGTTGGACGTTGAGCTATTACGCCGTTTGATGGTGAAACTGGGCGTAGAAGAGAAGAAATCGCAAGCGATACTGGCTGATGCAGCCGTGTCTAAAAATGCTGAGGTGGTGAAAGAGTCTGACGGTAGCGCTAGGTTGCTGCTGACCGATCAGTTCGACCGTGCATGGCGCCGTGTGGGCTTGGCTTTAGACCGTGTGGGCTTTGTGATTGACGATAGAGATCGCTCTAATGGTCTTTACTTTGTGCGCTATGCTGACGTGGATATCGACGATGCGCCTAAGAAAAAGAAAGGTTTGATCGAGAGCATTAAATTCTGGGGTGATGATGAGGCGAAGAAGCCTGAAACAGCCGCCAAAAAAGAAGATAAAAGTATCGTGGATAGCTTGAAATTCTGGGGTAGTGACGACAAGCAAAAAGCTAACAAAGAGCGTCAATACCGTATCAAAGTGAGTGATGCTGACAATGGTGCCGTGGTCACTGTGGTTGATAGCGAGGGCGCACGGGTTCGTACCACAACGGCAAACAGAATTATTGCCTTGATGTATGAGCAGTTGCGCTAA
- the rsxA gene encoding electron transport complex subunit RsxA, giving the protein MTFDFHHYIMILIGTVFVNNIVLVKILGLCPFMGVSKKLEASIGMAGATALVLSVGSMTSWGINHYLLEPNGLFYLRTLSFIVIIAGVVQLTEMVMEKNFPTLHQGLGIFLPLITTNCAVLGIPLLNAQASHSFLESLFFGLGGALGFSLVLILFASMRERLEGADVPAAFKGSAIAMITAALMSLAFMGFMGLDKY; this is encoded by the coding sequence ATGACTTTCGACTTTCATCATTACATTATGATTTTAATTGGCACCGTGTTTGTAAATAACATTGTGCTAGTGAAGATTCTGGGCTTATGCCCATTCATGGGCGTTTCTAAAAAACTAGAAGCCTCTATCGGTATGGCCGGTGCCACCGCGCTAGTATTAAGCGTAGGCTCGATGACCAGTTGGGGTATTAACCATTACCTGCTAGAGCCGAATGGGCTGTTTTATCTACGGACACTTTCTTTCATAGTGATTATTGCCGGTGTGGTGCAGTTGACCGAAATGGTCATGGAAAAGAACTTCCCTACCCTGCACCAAGGTCTTGGCATTTTCTTACCGCTAATCACTACCAACTGCGCGGTGCTTGGCATCCCACTGCTTAATGCACAAGCTAGCCATAGCTTTTTGGAGTCACTATTTTTCGGGCTAGGTGGCGCGCTAGGCTTTTCACTAGTATTGATACTGTTTGCATCCATGCGTGAGCGCTTAGAAGGCGCAGACGTACCTGCGGCATTTAAAGGCTCGGCGATTGCGATGATTACCGCCGCATTGATGAGCTTGGCCTTTATGGGCTTTATGGGTCTAGACAAATATTAA
- a CDS encoding secretin N-terminal domain-containing protein produces the protein MIRLLIKIRLLIKNRVLWLLMALSFTLSSYAANDFKIFTLQHRFAEEVLPTIQAVIGDHGTASAIQNQLIVRTDSRTMAEVEQTISTLDTARENFTISVKRQNISSGSNRNSTIRGRTRIGNATIQTGNDARGGRDGIQIGIEDNQTNAQQSSQQFIRVTDGAPAYISVGESIPYTNEWVVLTRRYAVRQVSTQFVDIGTGFTVRARSIGSQIELEITPTFSRLQQDGRIEFEQLSSTVRVQRGEWVNIGGIMQDKDEVSRAILASGSGQSSQNSQLFIRVE, from the coding sequence ATGATACGACTATTGATAAAAATACGACTATTGATAAAAAACCGTGTGCTGTGGCTATTGATGGCGTTAAGCTTCACGCTATCAAGTTACGCGGCCAATGATTTCAAGATTTTTACCTTGCAGCATCGCTTTGCCGAAGAGGTCTTGCCAACCATTCAAGCCGTAATTGGCGATCATGGCACTGCCTCTGCCATACAAAACCAACTCATTGTACGCACCGATAGCAGAACGATGGCAGAGGTTGAACAAACCATCTCCACACTGGATACCGCACGTGAAAACTTCACCATCAGCGTCAAGCGCCAGAACATCTCCTCTGGCAGTAACCGTAACAGCACAATCAGAGGCCGCACCCGCATCGGTAATGCCACCATACAAACCGGCAATGATGCAAGAGGTGGTAGGGATGGCATCCAAATAGGCATAGAAGACAACCAGACCAACGCTCAACAAAGTAGCCAACAATTTATTCGGGTCACGGACGGCGCACCGGCTTACATCAGTGTAGGTGAGTCTATTCCCTACACTAATGAATGGGTGGTACTCACGCGCCGTTATGCAGTTAGGCAGGTCAGCACGCAATTTGTAGATATCGGCACAGGCTTTACCGTGCGCGCCCGCAGCATAGGCAGTCAAATTGAACTTGAAATCACCCCGACTTTTTCCAGGCTGCAGCAAGATGGTCGCATAGAGTTTGAGCAGCTATCATCTACAGTGCGAGTGCAGCGCGGTGAGTGGGTCAATATTGGTGGTATCATGCAAGACAAAGATGAGGTTAGTCGCGCGATATTAGCCAGCGGCAGCGGGCAATCTTCTCAGAACAGCCAGCTTTTTATTCGTGTTGAATAA
- a CDS encoding MBL fold metallo-hydrolase: protein MRFASLGSGSAGNALVVEVNNTRLMLDCGFSIKETTSRLARLNLSPEDLAGVVITHEHDDHAGGAFKFAAAHHIPVWLTYGTLKMAERYFPRQHDLQLNVIDSHTPFSVADVEVYPYPVPHDAREPVQFVFGDGQRRLGVLTDVGRSTVHIEQQLSGCDALVLECNHDSAMLRNGPYAASLKKRVGGEWGHLENAAAADLLARLDRSKLQHLIAAHLSAKNNTPLLAKTALAQTAGCTLDWIGIADQALGFDWRQIS, encoded by the coding sequence ATGCGCTTTGCTTCGCTTGGCAGTGGCAGCGCTGGCAATGCGCTAGTGGTGGAGGTCAACAACACAAGGTTAATGCTGGACTGTGGGTTTAGCATTAAGGAAACCACTAGTCGCTTGGCGCGTTTAAACCTAAGCCCTGAAGATTTAGCGGGTGTCGTCATCACACACGAACATGATGATCACGCAGGTGGTGCTTTTAAGTTTGCCGCTGCGCATCACATACCGGTTTGGCTCACCTATGGCACCCTCAAAATGGCTGAGCGATATTTCCCGCGTCAGCATGATTTACAACTGAATGTCATTGATAGCCACACACCGTTTAGTGTGGCTGATGTTGAGGTGTACCCTTACCCAGTTCCACATGATGCGCGTGAGCCTGTGCAATTTGTATTTGGCGATGGTCAGCGTCGCCTAGGGGTGCTGACTGATGTAGGACGCAGCACTGTGCATATCGAGCAGCAATTAAGCGGCTGTGATGCGTTGGTGCTGGAGTGTAATCATGATAGCGCCATGCTGCGTAATGGACCTTATGCGGCCTCTTTAAAGAAACGTGTGGGTGGTGAGTGGGGGCATTTGGAGAATGCAGCTGCGGCTGATTTACTTGCCAGGTTAGATCGTTCTAAATTGCAGCATTTAATCGCTGCGCATCTGAGTGCAAAGAACAATACGCCATTGCTCGCGAAAACTGCGTTGGCACAAACTGCGGGTTGCACCCTAGATTGGATTGGTATTGCGGATCAGGCCTTGGGTTTTGACTGGCGGCAAATTAGTTAA
- the rsxC gene encoding electron transport complex subunit RsxC yields MNTIMQFASKLMKSLATNAASEVHKFHGGVHPDEHKHESTTRPIAQLPIPETLTLPLRQHVGYIPKLKVKVGDYVLKGEMLAEAEGTVSAAIHAPTSGTITAIAEAVIPHPSGLPDICVSLQPDGKDLWKPLTPIDWKHTAHNELITSLRTSGIVGLGGATFPTHIKLRKDGASAIHTLIINAAECEPYITCDDMLMRERADEIIQGIAIAQHLLRATAVVIGIEDNKPAAAHAMTAASQTLANVTVTTVPTLYPSGDARRLIHLLLGVEVPHHKRSTEVGIQVFNVATVLALYRYFTFGEPSVSRIVTVTGNVASPQNFEVLLGTPMPLLIAAAGGAKADTTHYVMGGPMMGFDLPSLNVPVTKAANCIIAASPNLFAPPPPAQPCIRCTRCADACPVNLQPQELYWFAKSDNFEKARDYKLFDCIECGCCTYVCPSNIPLVQYYRYAKSEIIALDKAQEAADLARERNDFRLARIEREKMERAQKHAERAAAAKNNAAQPESAEADKAASNPDAVEAKKAAIAAAVERARALKLAAASGDAANAGNEQPLAEQSSNETKPDSTTIVDSDAQAKIDKKALIAAAMERAKAQKLAAAQIGAAPKNTENLSAKVKAEIDEIEAIRAKAQQMVQDKTPD; encoded by the coding sequence ATGAACACCATTATGCAATTTGCCAGTAAGCTGATGAAAAGCCTCGCTACCAATGCGGCTAGCGAGGTACATAAGTTTCATGGTGGCGTACACCCAGATGAGCATAAACATGAGTCCACCACGCGCCCGATTGCACAACTGCCGATACCGGAAACCCTGACCCTGCCATTACGCCAGCACGTGGGTTACATTCCTAAACTCAAGGTGAAAGTAGGCGATTACGTTTTAAAAGGTGAAATGCTGGCCGAGGCCGAAGGCACTGTGTCTGCCGCTATCCACGCACCGACTTCAGGCACCATTACTGCGATTGCTGAGGCCGTCATTCCGCACCCCTCCGGCCTGCCCGATATTTGCGTCAGCCTGCAGCCGGACGGTAAAGACCTATGGAAACCATTAACACCGATAGACTGGAAGCATACCGCGCACAATGAGTTGATTACTAGCCTGCGCACCTCTGGCATCGTGGGTCTGGGCGGCGCCACCTTCCCCACCCACATCAAGCTGCGTAAAGATGGAGCATCAGCCATCCATACCTTAATCATCAACGCAGCCGAGTGCGAGCCTTACATCACCTGTGATGACATGTTGATGCGCGAACGTGCTGATGAAATTATACAAGGCATCGCAATCGCCCAGCATTTACTGAGGGCAACAGCAGTGGTGATTGGTATCGAAGACAACAAGCCTGCGGCCGCCCACGCCATGACAGCCGCCAGCCAAACTTTGGCTAACGTAACCGTCACCACAGTGCCCACCCTTTACCCTAGTGGCGATGCGCGCCGACTCATCCATTTACTGCTGGGCGTAGAAGTACCGCATCACAAACGCTCAACCGAGGTTGGCATTCAGGTATTTAACGTAGCCACCGTACTCGCGCTTTATCGCTATTTTACTTTTGGCGAGCCCAGCGTCAGCCGTATTGTTACCGTCACCGGTAATGTAGCATCGCCACAAAACTTTGAGGTTTTGTTAGGTACCCCCATGCCATTATTAATCGCAGCAGCAGGTGGAGCCAAAGCAGATACCACGCACTATGTGATGGGCGGGCCGATGATGGGCTTTGATTTACCCAGTCTCAATGTGCCGGTTACTAAAGCGGCTAATTGCATTATTGCCGCCAGCCCCAACTTATTTGCACCACCGCCGCCAGCCCAGCCGTGCATACGTTGCACACGCTGTGCAGACGCGTGCCCAGTTAATTTGCAGCCGCAAGAACTGTATTGGTTTGCTAAGTCTGACAATTTTGAGAAAGCAAGAGATTACAAGCTATTTGATTGTATCGAATGTGGCTGCTGCACTTATGTGTGTCCTAGCAATATTCCGCTCGTGCAATACTATCGCTACGCGAAAAGCGAGATTATTGCGCTGGACAAAGCGCAGGAAGCGGCTGACTTGGCGCGTGAGCGCAATGACTTTAGGTTAGCCCGCATTGAACGCGAGAAAATGGAACGGGCGCAAAAACACGCAGAGCGGGCAGCTGCAGCCAAAAACAATGCCGCGCAACCCGAGTCAGCAGAAGCCGATAAAGCAGCAAGCAATCCCGACGCAGTAGAGGCGAAAAAAGCCGCCATTGCTGCAGCGGTAGAACGGGCAAGAGCACTCAAGCTAGCCGCAGCCTCCGGCGATGCGGCTAACGCTGGCAACGAACAGCCACTAGCGGAGCAAAGCAGTAACGAGACAAAACCAGATAGCACCACAATAGTAGACAGTGACGCCCAAGCAAAAATAGATAAAAAGGCGTTGATTGCTGCCGCGATGGAGCGCGCCAAAGCGCAAAAACTGGCGGCAGCGCAGATTGGTGCTGCCCCTAAAAACACAGAAAACCTCAGCGCCAAGGTGAAAGCTGAGATTGATGAGATAGAAGCCATACGCGCCAAAGCACAGCAAATGGTGCAAGATAAAACACCTGATTAA
- a CDS encoding molybdopterin-containing oxidoreductase family protein has protein sequence MNAPADTSTQTFHGGCPHDCPDTCSMVYTVKDNKLISVTGNKEHPMTRGGLCVKLKDYEKRHYHPDRLLYPLKRTGPKGSKQFKRISWQEALDEITDKWKAIIAADGPHAIMPNSYLGNQGLVHGLNGGDAFFNRMGATVCERTFCGEGSCTAWLLTVGPTAGVDPESFSHAKYIVIWACNSVSTNLHHWHIIHEAQKKGAKVVVVDSYASKTAKEADWHIAPKPGTDGALAMAMMHVIINEGLADQDYIDNYTVGYQELAERAKTRTPEWAAEITGISADDIRKFAREYATTPPAVIRLGVALERSYGGSQAIRAVTSLPALIGAWRHVGGGALQFPVWEHPYKFDVISRPDLIPEGTPVVNNLQLGRALTGELPLKTPIKSMMVWNTNPLTQAPETDKIVKGLEREDLFLVVAEHFMSDTAAYADIILPAAMGAEMEDMVLSWGHLYLTYNAKCIDPPGEAIPNNEIFRQLAKRMGYTDANFQWNDSECLENYVDWNSPTCDGIDLNYLRQHGFARLKAFGDKDTRARHAKGEFPTPTGKCHFLVEGAKNFVAGPFRQMYDGFQPGEDLDSLPDYVPSRETPATNPELAAKYPLNIISPKSHGFLNSCYANVAEKIKGQGEQFVLINQLDARARNIQEGNVVRVFNDRGAFEGVAKVSEDVNAGIVVATLGYWRQLNNGTVNCISSAEFGDMGHSTTFSDNLVEVALG, from the coding sequence ATGAATGCTCCAGCTGATACCTCTACCCAAACCTTTCATGGAGGCTGTCCACATGATTGCCCTGACACATGCTCAATGGTGTATACGGTTAAAGATAACAAATTAATTTCCGTCACTGGCAATAAAGAGCATCCCATGACGCGTGGTGGCCTTTGTGTGAAGTTGAAAGATTACGAGAAGCGCCACTATCATCCTGACCGTTTGTTATACCCGCTCAAGCGCACAGGCCCCAAAGGTAGTAAGCAATTCAAGCGCATTTCTTGGCAAGAAGCCCTAGATGAAATTACCGATAAATGGAAAGCAATTATTGCTGCTGATGGCCCACACGCCATCATGCCGAATAGTTATTTGGGCAACCAAGGCTTGGTGCATGGGTTAAATGGCGGCGATGCTTTTTTTAACCGCATGGGGGCAACTGTGTGTGAGCGCACGTTTTGCGGTGAGGGTTCTTGTACCGCATGGCTACTAACGGTGGGGCCTACTGCAGGGGTGGATCCTGAAAGTTTTTCGCATGCCAAGTATATAGTGATATGGGCGTGCAACTCAGTAAGCACTAACTTACATCACTGGCATATTATCCACGAAGCACAGAAAAAAGGCGCCAAGGTGGTTGTCGTGGACTCTTATGCCTCTAAAACCGCTAAAGAGGCGGATTGGCATATTGCACCTAAACCGGGTACTGATGGTGCGTTAGCAATGGCAATGATGCATGTCATCATCAATGAAGGTTTGGCTGATCAGGATTATATCGACAACTACACCGTTGGCTATCAAGAGCTGGCTGAGCGCGCTAAAACCAGAACGCCAGAATGGGCGGCAGAAATTACCGGTATCTCCGCCGATGATATTCGAAAATTTGCACGTGAATACGCCACTACGCCACCAGCAGTGATACGTTTGGGTGTGGCGTTAGAGCGAAGTTACGGCGGTAGTCAGGCCATCCGTGCGGTGACAAGTTTGCCTGCATTGATTGGCGCATGGCGTCATGTAGGCGGAGGTGCTTTACAGTTCCCAGTATGGGAGCACCCTTATAAATTTGATGTGATTTCACGTCCGGATTTGATACCGGAGGGAACGCCTGTTGTGAATAATCTGCAGCTTGGTCGCGCACTGACAGGGGAGTTACCACTAAAAACCCCAATTAAGTCTATGATGGTTTGGAACACCAACCCGCTGACGCAGGCGCCAGAAACCGACAAAATAGTTAAAGGCTTAGAGCGTGAAGATTTGTTCTTAGTGGTAGCTGAGCATTTTATGTCGGATACCGCTGCCTATGCTGATATTATCCTGCCGGCAGCCATGGGCGCGGAGATGGAAGATATGGTGCTGTCGTGGGGGCATTTGTATCTGACCTACAATGCAAAATGCATAGACCCACCAGGTGAAGCTATCCCCAATAATGAGATATTCCGGCAATTAGCTAAACGCATGGGCTATACCGATGCTAATTTTCAGTGGAATGATAGCGAGTGCCTAGAAAATTACGTGGACTGGAACTCACCGACCTGTGATGGCATTGATTTGAACTATTTACGTCAGCACGGCTTTGCACGCTTAAAAGCGTTTGGTGATAAAGATACGCGTGCACGTCATGCGAAAGGCGAATTTCCAACCCCGACTGGCAAGTGTCACTTTTTAGTAGAAGGTGCCAAGAACTTTGTAGCTGGCCCATTCCGGCAAATGTATGACGGCTTCCAGCCGGGAGAAGATTTGGATAGCTTGCCCGATTATGTGCCGTCCCGTGAAACGCCTGCAACTAATCCAGAGCTCGCAGCCAAGTACCCACTGAATATCATTTCGCCTAAGAGTCATGGCTTTTTGAATTCATGCTATGCCAATGTGGCAGAGAAAATTAAGGGGCAGGGCGAACAGTTTGTGCTAATTAATCAGCTCGATGCTCGCGCACGTAACATTCAAGAAGGCAATGTGGTGAGGGTATTTAATGACCGTGGCGCGTTTGAGGGTGTAGCGAAAGTTTCAGAAGATGTGAATGCAGGGATTGTGGTGGCAACGCTTGGTTATTGGCGGCAGTTGAATAATGGCACGGTGAATTGTATTAGCTCGGCTGAGTTTGGGGATATGGGGCACTCGACTACCTTTAGTGATAACTTGGTGGAGGTGGCGCTAGGGTAG
- a CDS encoding cupin domain-containing protein, translating into MNNPNQPLQLLGGISASEFLQHYWHKKPLLIKNAIPGFTGLLSPDELAGLACEEEVQSRIVEEIKGKWYASHGPFEESDFANLPEKPDPKHRWTLLVQSVNHHLPEAAELLSQFNFIPHARLDDLMVSYAPDGGGVGPHFDSYDVFLLQGQGKRLWRISEQTDLSLVEGAPLRILKNFDTAQEWLVEAGDLLYLPPHLAHWGIAVTDGDTDCMTYSIGFRAPKVHELVTEFLGFMQDKLNQDANALPGIYQDADLTPQEHPAQIGSSMVSKVAEILKTIQWSEQHVADFLGSYLSEPKPDIFFEPNKKMSLRKFNENLLQHGISLDLKSQMLFTQQYFYLNGEAISAAGQAASLLTALADYRMLTSDDIAQAGEVDSAFIEQLHGWYLAGYLYFN; encoded by the coding sequence ATGAACAATCCTAACCAACCACTACAGCTACTCGGCGGCATCAGCGCTAGCGAATTCCTGCAACACTACTGGCATAAAAAACCTTTACTGATTAAAAATGCCATCCCTGGATTTACCGGTTTATTAAGCCCGGATGAACTGGCGGGCTTGGCTTGCGAAGAAGAAGTGCAGTCACGCATCGTAGAGGAGATCAAAGGCAAATGGTACGCAAGCCACGGTCCATTTGAAGAGAGTGACTTTGCAAACTTACCAGAGAAGCCAGACCCCAAGCACCGCTGGACTTTGCTAGTACAGAGTGTGAACCATCACTTACCTGAGGCGGCTGAACTGCTGAGCCAGTTTAATTTTATTCCACATGCCAGACTAGACGACCTGATGGTGAGTTATGCGCCAGATGGCGGCGGCGTGGGGCCGCATTTTGATAGCTACGATGTATTCTTGCTGCAAGGTCAAGGCAAACGCTTATGGCGCATTAGCGAGCAAACAGACTTGAGTTTGGTTGAAGGTGCCCCACTAAGAATTTTGAAAAACTTTGATACGGCACAAGAGTGGTTAGTAGAGGCTGGCGATTTACTATACCTCCCACCACATTTAGCGCACTGGGGTATTGCCGTTACCGATGGCGACACAGATTGCATGACCTACTCGATCGGCTTTAGAGCGCCCAAAGTGCATGAACTTGTCACAGAGTTTCTTGGCTTTATGCAAGACAAACTCAATCAAGATGCCAACGCCTTACCTGGTATCTATCAAGATGCGGACTTAACGCCACAAGAACACCCAGCCCAAATTGGCAGCAGCATGGTTAGCAAAGTGGCTGAGATTTTAAAAACCATACAATGGTCAGAGCAACATGTGGCGGATTTTTTAGGGTCCTACTTATCAGAGCCTAAACCTGACATTTTTTTCGAGCCCAATAAAAAAATGTCTTTACGAAAATTTAATGAGAATCTGCTACAGCATGGCATCAGCCTGGATTTAAAAAGCCAAATGCTGTTTACCCAGCAATATTTTTATTTAAATGGCGAAGCCATCAGCGCAGCTGGCCAAGCTGCAAGCTTGCTTACCGCGCTAGCAGATTACCGCATGCTAACTAGCGATGATATTGCACAAGCTGGTGAAGTAGATAGCGCATTTATCGAGCAACTGCATGGCTGGTACCTCGCTGGCTATCTTTACTTTAATTAA